One genomic region from Erythrobacter mangrovi encodes:
- a CDS encoding M48 family metallopeptidase has product MDESFSVPASWYDGHNALRHHGTARWDGRDTLYLEAATSRLDVPLTELRFGEVRGESRTYRRAGEDGFRLTLPIDMPAGLAVRLPGKSEYGAWIDRLGLGRAAAIFAVASAAAVTLFLTAPDWLGPRVPESWERKIGEAMVGDLGGRICHTPAGDAALNKLLAKVDPGAVKVRAGVANIDMINAVALPGGQVLLFDGIIQQAESPEELAGVLGHEVGHVRERHVMTALLRQFGLSVLLAGANSGVGNTAAGIASMGYSRDAEREADAYARSSMASSHVSPVATAGFFERMAERSGEGKEDNAVIGWLASHPAALERAKAFRAAAKKGADYRPVLSDREFAALKSMCKDDKDVEPFDLF; this is encoded by the coding sequence ATGGACGAAAGCTTCTCTGTCCCTGCCAGCTGGTACGATGGGCACAACGCGTTGCGCCACCACGGCACGGCGCGCTGGGACGGGCGCGACACGCTTTACCTCGAAGCCGCTACATCGCGCCTCGATGTGCCACTGACCGAACTGCGCTTCGGCGAAGTCCGGGGGGAATCGCGCACCTATCGGCGTGCGGGTGAAGACGGATTTCGCCTCACCCTGCCAATCGACATGCCTGCCGGACTGGCCGTCCGTTTGCCGGGAAAGAGCGAGTACGGGGCCTGGATCGACCGACTAGGCCTGGGCCGGGCCGCGGCCATATTTGCCGTCGCCAGCGCGGCAGCGGTGACGCTTTTCCTGACCGCGCCCGACTGGCTCGGCCCGCGTGTACCCGAAAGCTGGGAACGCAAGATCGGTGAAGCGATGGTTGGCGATCTGGGTGGCCGGATCTGTCACACGCCCGCTGGCGACGCGGCGTTGAACAAGCTGCTCGCCAAGGTCGATCCGGGGGCGGTCAAGGTTCGCGCCGGGGTCGCCAATATCGACATGATCAATGCCGTCGCGCTTCCCGGCGGGCAGGTGTTGCTGTTCGACGGGATCATCCAGCAGGCCGAGAGCCCCGAAGAACTCGCTGGCGTGCTGGGCCACGAGGTGGGCCATGTACGCGAACGCCACGTAATGACCGCCTTGCTGCGCCAGTTCGGACTTTCGGTCCTGCTCGCGGGGGCTAATTCGGGCGTGGGAAATACCGCAGCCGGCATCGCTTCGATGGGCTATTCGCGCGACGCCGAGCGCGAGGCTGACGCCTATGCGCGTTCCAGCATGGCAAGCAGTCACGTCTCACCGGTGGCCACCGCCGGCTTCTTCGAACGCATGGCCGAGAGAAGCGGCGAGGGCAAAGAGGACAATGCGGTGATCGGCTGGCTCGCCAGCCACCCTGCAGCGCTTGAACGGGCCAAGGCTTTCCGAGCCGCGGCGAAGAAGGGCGCGGACTACCGACCGGTGCTGAGCGACCGGGAATTCGCCGCGCTGAAGTCGATGTGCAAGGACGATAAGGACGTCGAACCGTTCGACCTGTTCTGA